In the Staphylococcus condimenti genome, one interval contains:
- a CDS encoding MarR family winged helix-turn-helix transcriptional regulator, translating into MTYDMQEALTRFDLILMSINKTISELLQETGLEYTISREQMEALIIIRTCRQVTVNELAEKQGIFKTAASKRINKLEKLGLVKRVESENKRIKLMHLTEEGTRFLDEVKRKLSSVVEESLNGLFSIEEINDFVSKLEDIEKALKSRKRYIHD; encoded by the coding sequence ATGACATATGATATGCAAGAAGCGCTGACGCGTTTCGACCTCATTTTGATGAGTATAAACAAGACGATTTCAGAATTGCTGCAAGAAACGGGTTTGGAATACACAATTTCGCGCGAACAAATGGAAGCACTCATTATTATACGCACTTGCCGTCAAGTTACAGTGAATGAATTAGCTGAGAAGCAAGGCATTTTTAAGACTGCTGCTTCTAAACGCATTAATAAATTAGAAAAACTAGGATTGGTAAAACGTGTAGAGAGTGAAAATAAACGTATTAAATTGATGCATTTGACAGAAGAAGGCACAAGATTTTTAGATGAAGTAAAACGAAAGTTATCGAGTGTTGTTGAAGAAAGTTTAAATGGTTTATTTTCAATAGAAGAAATTAATGACTTCGTCAGCAAATTAGAGGATATCGAAAAGGCTTTAAAAAGCAGAAAAAGATATATACACGATTGA
- the mqo gene encoding malate dehydrogenase (quinone), which produces MSQSESKNVILIGAGVLSTTFGSFLKEIQPDWNIKLFERLDGPALESSYDTSNAGTGHAALCELNYTVEQPDGSVDVEKAKEINEEFEISKQFWAHLVKTNAISNPREFITPLPHISFVQGIRNVQFLQKRYNALKDLPMFKGIEFTQDREKLAEWMPLMMKDRKENIAIAASKIDEGTDVNFGELTRKLAKNLESHDNAELNYNHEVIGFQQLGDKKWEVEVRNLNDNTVSTHVADYIFIGAGGAAIPLLQKTKIEESKNLGGFPISGAFLVCKNPEVVKEHDAKAYGKEPPNTPPMTVPHLDRRYVRGEKSLLFGPFAAIGPKFLKHGSNLDLFRSLNKDNILTMTSAGMKNLSLVKYSIQQLMMKKEDRMKELRRFVPSAKDEDWELHIAGKRVQVIKDTPEFGKGFIQFGTEVVHSKDHTVVAMLGESPGASTSVSVALDIIEQNFPDYVEAWTPKIQEMVPSYGQSLIEDTALLNKVREDSAKALELNEK; this is translated from the coding sequence ATGAGTCAGTCAGAATCAAAAAACGTCATTTTAATCGGTGCTGGGGTTTTAAGCACAACATTCGGTTCATTTTTAAAAGAAATTCAACCAGACTGGAATATCAAACTATTTGAACGTTTAGATGGACCAGCGTTAGAAAGTTCATATGATACAAGTAATGCAGGTACTGGGCATGCTGCATTATGTGAGTTGAACTACACAGTTGAACAACCAGATGGTTCAGTTGATGTAGAAAAAGCTAAAGAAATAAACGAAGAATTTGAAATCTCAAAACAGTTTTGGGCGCACTTAGTAAAAACAAATGCGATATCAAATCCACGTGAGTTTATCACACCACTTCCCCATATTAGTTTCGTACAAGGTATCCGTAATGTTCAATTCTTGCAAAAACGTTATAATGCATTAAAAGATTTACCAATGTTCAAAGGGATTGAATTTACACAAGACCGTGAAAAATTAGCGGAATGGATGCCGTTAATGATGAAAGACCGCAAAGAAAATATTGCGATTGCAGCAAGTAAAATTGATGAGGGTACAGATGTTAACTTTGGTGAGTTAACTCGTAAACTTGCGAAAAACTTGGAATCACATGATAATGCTGAATTGAATTACAATCATGAAGTTATCGGTTTCCAACAACTTGGAGATAAAAAATGGGAAGTCGAAGTACGCAACTTAAATGATAATACAGTCTCTACACATGTTGCAGATTATATTTTCATCGGTGCCGGCGGTGCAGCAATTCCATTACTTCAAAAAACAAAAATCGAAGAAAGCAAAAACTTGGGCGGTTTCCCAATCAGCGGTGCTTTCTTAGTATGTAAAAATCCAGAAGTCGTAAAAGAACATGATGCGAAAGCGTATGGCAAAGAGCCGCCAAATACACCACCGATGACAGTACCACACTTAGACCGTCGTTATGTTCGTGGTGAAAAAAGTTTGTTATTCGGACCATTCGCAGCAATCGGTCCTAAGTTCTTGAAACATGGTTCTAACTTAGACTTGTTCCGTTCATTAAACAAAGACAATATTTTAACAATGACTTCAGCAGGTATGAAGAACTTATCATTAGTGAAATATTCTATCCAACAATTAATGATGAAAAAAGAAGATCGTATGAAAGAATTGCGTCGCTTTGTTCCTAGTGCTAAAGATGAGGATTGGGAATTACACATTGCTGGTAAACGTGTTCAAGTTATTAAAGATACTCCAGAATTCGGTAAAGGATTTATTCAATTCGGTACAGAAGTGGTGCATTCTAAAGACCATACAGTTGTAGCAATGTTAGGTGAATCACCGGGAGCATCAACATCTGTATCCGTAGCACTTGATATTATAGAACAAAACTTCCCTGATTACGTTGAAGCTTGGACTCCAAAAATTCAAGAAATGGTGCCATCATATGGTCAATCATTAATTGAAGATACAGCTTTATTAAATAAAGTACGTGAAGATTCAGCAAAAGCTTTAGAACTAAATGAAAAATAA
- a CDS encoding YhgE/Pip family protein translates to MFNEFKLMKNNKMLIVALIAIGLLPLIYVALFVGSIWDPYDKTDNLKISIVNQDKSATFQDKKLTIGDDLVDKLKDNKKFTFQEVSKETARKQLKNGKSLGTIIIPENTSKNATTLLDEHPKKIHLETQVNPGSSFTGSQAAQKAIDTVTKTMQNNVREEYLGELFKANKQSKQGYTDTSNALGQMSDAEGQLIDGNNQVTDGLKQMAPMAGAQGQQLLQGNEKVTSGLQELQQNNNQLKSKIDDAVQKQTDMHFEKANKKALNDIEDVDQNNITKADHYGETVLPYMASVGLFVGAVSFAAIYPLTKTMNPETRPWKQILGKILLYVIQGTFAAILMSLWVIFGLGLDIENMGHFLLVGIFWSIAALSLTSLLVLFLDRVGLFLAMLVLVLQLSSSEGMFPIEMSAAFFRFIHPFSPMSYAIQGFREAIFTNAGHFSFGFVMIALGSIAVVSMLLQYLTLIWFNKRGKPLIQMSFN, encoded by the coding sequence ATGTTTAATGAGTTTAAATTAATGAAAAACAATAAAATGTTGATTGTGGCATTAATTGCAATCGGATTATTGCCGCTTATTTATGTAGCGTTATTTGTGGGATCAATTTGGGATCCATATGATAAAACAGATAATTTGAAAATCTCGATTGTAAACCAAGATAAATCAGCAACGTTCCAAGACAAAAAATTAACCATCGGAGATGACTTGGTTGATAAATTAAAAGATAATAAAAAATTCACATTCCAAGAAGTCTCTAAAGAAACAGCAAGAAAGCAATTGAAAAATGGTAAATCATTAGGAACTATCATTATTCCTGAGAATACGTCAAAAAATGCAACAACATTATTAGATGAACACCCCAAAAAAATTCATTTAGAAACACAAGTCAACCCTGGTTCTAGTTTTACAGGAAGTCAAGCAGCACAAAAAGCAATTGATACTGTAACAAAAACAATGCAAAATAATGTGCGTGAAGAATATTTAGGTGAATTATTCAAAGCAAATAAACAATCTAAACAAGGTTATACTGATACTTCAAATGCATTAGGTCAAATGTCTGATGCAGAAGGACAATTAATTGATGGTAATAACCAAGTAACTGATGGATTGAAACAAATGGCACCGATGGCTGGCGCACAAGGGCAACAGTTACTGCAAGGTAATGAGAAAGTAACAAGCGGCTTACAAGAATTACAGCAAAATAATAATCAATTGAAATCAAAAATTGATGATGCAGTTCAAAAACAAACAGATATGCATTTCGAAAAAGCAAATAAAAAAGCATTAAATGATATTGAAGATGTTGATCAAAATAATATTACAAAAGCAGACCATTACGGTGAAACAGTATTGCCTTATATGGCTTCTGTAGGTTTATTCGTAGGTGCGGTATCATTCGCAGCGATTTATCCGCTTACTAAAACAATGAACCCTGAAACAAGACCTTGGAAACAAATACTAGGTAAAATATTACTTTACGTAATACAAGGTACTTTTGCAGCAATCTTAATGAGTTTATGGGTTATCTTCGGACTCGGCTTAGATATTGAAAATATGGGTCACTTCTTATTAGTGGGTATTTTCTGGAGTATTGCGGCATTGTCTCTTACTTCACTCTTAGTGTTGTTCTTAGACCGTGTCGGACTCTTCTTAGCAATGCTTGTACTTGTATTGCAATTGAGTTCAAGTGAAGGTATGTTCCCGATTGAGATGTCAGCGGCATTCTTCCGCTTTATCCATCCATTCTCACCAATGTCATATGCCATTCAAGGTTTCCGTGAAGCAATCTTCACAAATGCAGGACACTTCAGTTTCGGATTTGTAATGATTGCACTTGGCAGTATTGCAGTCGTTTCAATGTTATTGCAATATTTAACATTGATTTGGTTTAACAAACGCGGCAAACCGCTAATCCAAATGAGTTTCAATTAA
- a CDS encoding glycerate kinase yields the protein MRVKKIVIAPDSFKESLSAAEAGRALQMGLSAVLPESVDYDIVPMADGGEGTMQSLHSALGGDYQKIKVDNALGEEISAQYSYVFNQNTAIIELAEASGLERIFEKDRNPLLTSTFGTGQIIQDALDKGAEKIILGIGGSATNDGGTGMLRALGVRFFDENEEALPGGGASLKRLNRIDTSEMDPRIKDVEFEIVCDVDNPLLGERGATKTYGVQKGASETDLETLEAALTQYRDVLEQTFNHDYSEVPGAGAAGGTGIALLAFFSAALTRGIDVVLKETKLEERLKNADLCITGEGKIDTQTIYGKTPIGVAEAAKRRGVPVVAVCGVVGEDYEIVHDYGISYVFSLVGRDDKNKQADKPSKKEISDAIENGFSHMVEKGREIGEWLQDKSL from the coding sequence ATGAGAGTTAAAAAAATAGTAATTGCTCCAGATTCATTTAAGGAAAGTTTGTCAGCAGCAGAAGCAGGACGAGCATTGCAAATGGGTTTAAGTGCAGTGCTTCCTGAATCAGTCGATTATGATATTGTACCAATGGCAGATGGCGGTGAAGGTACGATGCAGTCACTGCACTCTGCACTTGGTGGCGATTATCAAAAGATCAAAGTGGATAATGCCCTGGGTGAAGAGATAAGTGCTCAATATTCTTATGTGTTCAATCAAAATACAGCAATCATCGAATTGGCTGAAGCTTCAGGACTAGAACGAATCTTTGAAAAGGACCGAAATCCTTTATTAACTTCTACTTTCGGAACAGGACAGATCATTCAAGATGCATTAGATAAGGGTGCTGAAAAAATCATTTTAGGTATTGGAGGCAGTGCGACGAATGATGGCGGCACAGGTATGCTGCGTGCATTAGGTGTGAGATTTTTCGATGAAAATGAAGAAGCATTACCTGGCGGCGGTGCATCTTTAAAACGTTTAAATCGAATTGATACAAGTGAAATGGACCCACGTATTAAAGATGTGGAATTTGAAATTGTTTGTGATGTAGATAATCCGTTATTAGGTGAACGCGGCGCTACTAAAACATATGGTGTACAAAAAGGCGCTTCTGAAACAGATTTGGAAACGCTAGAAGCAGCGCTTACGCAATACCGTGATGTATTAGAGCAAACCTTTAATCATGATTATTCTGAAGTACCCGGTGCAGGAGCAGCAGGCGGCACAGGAATAGCATTACTCGCTTTCTTTTCAGCAGCACTTACACGTGGTATTGATGTTGTACTTAAAGAAACAAAATTAGAAGAAAGATTAAAAAACGCAGATTTATGTATTACTGGAGAAGGTAAGATAGACACGCAGACGATTTATGGTAAAACGCCGATTGGTGTGGCAGAAGCAGCTAAACGTCGTGGCGTGCCTGTTGTAGCAGTCTGCGGCGTAGTGGGCGAAGATTATGAAATCGTACATGATTATGGTATTTCTTATGTTTTTTCACTCGTAGGCAGAGACGATAAAAATAAGCAGGCAGATAAACCTTCTAAAAAAGAAATTTCAGATGCAATAGAAAACGGATTTAGTCATATGGTGGAAAAGGGCAGAGAAATTGGTGAATGGCTTCAAGATAAATCATTATAA
- a CDS encoding pyridoxamine 5'-phosphate oxidase family protein, with product MDREVVLKKIKEIMKASRIGVLSTSQDNVPDSRYMIFYDQEFDLYTKTSRDSLKIEEIEKNPIAHILLGYDDTKNHSFLEIYANLEVTEDPDVIDWIWEEQDKSFFQSKSDPKLCVIRAVPTSIKLMNSDSEDGPQLVEFD from the coding sequence ATGGATAGAGAAGTAGTATTGAAAAAAATCAAAGAAATTATGAAAGCATCTCGTATTGGTGTATTATCCACTTCACAAGACAATGTTCCTGATAGTCGATATATGATTTTCTACGATCAAGAATTTGACCTTTATACTAAAACAAGCAGAGACTCTTTGAAGATAGAAGAAATTGAAAAGAACCCAATTGCGCATATCTTACTTGGTTATGATGATACTAAGAATCATAGTTTCCTAGAAATTTATGCTAACTTAGAGGTGACTGAAGACCCTGATGTTATTGATTGGATTTGGGAAGAACAAGACAAATCATTCTTTCAATCAAAATCAGATCCTAAATTATGTGTCATCAGAGCTGTTCCAACTTCAATCAAATTAATGAACAGTGATTCTGAAGATGGACCGCAATTAGTAGAATTCGATTAA
- a CDS encoding phytoene/squalene synthase family protein: protein MEQTVNEDYDYCRRIMEEYSKTFFYAFNNLPESERKAIWAIYAVCRMIDDSIDEYEDPERLKAIREDLDAIYTGQSEIKQFKSDAHVMRAFGDTLQFYSVPQHAFVTLMDYVEQDLTMTTLPTDQALYAYCYGVAGTIGELLTPVLAEPQYRETADTVGIELGKALQITNILRDVGEDYKNNRVYLSAERLEKYQVDLKEVFHKGVTQNYIDLWESYARDADDMYEHALNNLHYFYPKARPIIELAAEAYREILPVVRKQKYSLHKRAYVNRLKKGRIYRRVMKNYK from the coding sequence GTGGAACAAACAGTAAATGAGGATTATGACTATTGCAGACGTATTATGGAAGAGTATTCTAAAACATTCTTCTATGCATTCAATAATCTTCCCGAAAGTGAACGTAAAGCGATATGGGCAATCTATGCAGTTTGCCGTATGATAGATGACAGTATAGATGAATATGAGGATCCTGAACGTTTAAAAGCTATCCGTGAAGATCTAGACGCTATATATACAGGACAATCTGAAATCAAACAATTTAAAAGTGATGCGCATGTGATGAGAGCATTTGGTGATACGTTACAATTTTATTCTGTTCCGCAACATGCATTTGTAACCTTAATGGATTATGTAGAACAGGATTTAACCATGACAACACTGCCTACAGATCAAGCATTGTATGCATATTGTTATGGTGTTGCCGGAACAATAGGAGAACTTTTAACACCTGTGTTAGCAGAACCACAATATCGCGAAACTGCAGATACAGTCGGTATTGAATTAGGTAAAGCTTTACAGATTACTAATATTTTAAGAGATGTGGGTGAAGATTATAAAAATAATCGTGTGTATTTAAGTGCTGAACGTCTTGAGAAATATCAAGTAGATTTAAAAGAAGTTTTTCATAAAGGTGTCACTCAGAATTATATAGATTTATGGGAAAGTTACGCACGAGATGCTGATGATATGTATGAACATGCACTTAATAATCTGCATTACTTTTATCCAAAAGCACGTCCGATTATTGAACTGGCAGCTGAAGCGTATCGTGAGATTTTGCCTGTAGTACGTAAACAAAAATATTCGTTGCATAAGCGAGCTTATGTAAATCGATTGAAAAAAGGGCGTATTTATCGACGTGTTATGAAAAACTATAAATAA
- a CDS encoding AbgT family transporter: MPDPVAIFISLCVIILIASFITGSLGVKAKNPADGKVVEAVNLLTPSGIAKMISEAVNNFAEFPPLGLVLVVMLGVGIAEKTGYFETVMKYTIEKAPKKIIVPVIILVGILGNAAGDAAPIVLPPIAAMIFIKLGYHPIAGLVMAYASALGGFSASLVIGMTDALVVSFTEPAAKLVSDSVHVNAAMNYYFLCASTLLLLIVAWFVTVKIVIPRFGHYENAVEEEEDDITKQERRAMLFANIGMLIVLIVIAALAIPENGILRNAKTGSLIDDSPLMNGIVPLITILFLVPGLIYGFVAKTMRTTRQFAEMLGDAMSTMGPFIVIVFFAAQMLAYFTWSNLGTIMAIKGAEALKGANGVVLILGVLILSAGINMLMGSASAKWAILAPILVPMLMLLGYHPAFTQVIYRVGDSITNPITPMMPYLPLLLSFAQRYQKDIGLGTLIAALMPYSVAFGIFWTLLLIVWYLLGIPVGPGGPIHLP, translated from the coding sequence TTGCCGGATCCTGTAGCTATTTTCATTTCACTCTGTGTCATTATTTTAATTGCATCATTTATCACAGGTTCATTAGGTGTGAAAGCAAAGAATCCGGCAGATGGAAAAGTAGTTGAGGCTGTTAATTTATTGACGCCTAGTGGTATTGCGAAGATGATTTCTGAAGCGGTTAATAACTTTGCGGAATTTCCGCCGTTAGGACTTGTACTTGTCGTTATGCTTGGGGTAGGTATTGCTGAAAAGACAGGTTATTTTGAGACGGTTATGAAATATACTATTGAAAAAGCACCAAAGAAAATTATTGTACCTGTTATTATTTTAGTCGGCATTTTAGGTAATGCAGCTGGGGACGCTGCGCCGATTGTCTTACCGCCGATTGCTGCAATGATTTTTATTAAATTAGGATACCATCCGATTGCAGGTCTTGTAATGGCGTATGCTTCTGCACTTGGCGGGTTTTCAGCCAGTCTGGTTATTGGGATGACAGATGCACTCGTCGTTTCATTTACAGAACCAGCCGCAAAACTTGTGAGTGACTCTGTACACGTTAATGCTGCTATGAACTATTATTTTTTATGTGCATCTACTTTACTCTTATTAATTGTTGCTTGGTTTGTAACGGTGAAAATCGTCATTCCACGTTTTGGGCATTATGAAAATGCTGTTGAAGAAGAGGAAGATGACATTACTAAACAAGAACGTCGTGCTATGTTGTTTGCAAATATCGGCATGCTTATTGTTTTAATTGTGATTGCAGCTTTAGCTATTCCAGAAAATGGAATTTTACGTAATGCAAAGACAGGAAGTTTAATTGATGACTCGCCACTCATGAATGGTATTGTACCTCTTATTACAATATTGTTCTTGGTACCTGGATTGATTTATGGTTTTGTGGCTAAAACAATGCGTACTACACGTCAATTTGCCGAAATGTTAGGGGATGCAATGAGCACGATGGGACCATTCATTGTTATTGTATTCTTCGCTGCTCAGATGCTTGCATATTTCACTTGGAGCAACCTTGGAACAATTATGGCAATCAAAGGGGCAGAAGCGCTTAAAGGTGCAAATGGAGTCGTCTTAATACTAGGCGTTCTCATTCTTTCTGCAGGCATTAATATGCTGATGGGAAGTGCTTCGGCTAAATGGGCAATACTTGCGCCGATACTGGTGCCAATGCTTATGTTGTTAGGTTACCATCCAGCTTTTACACAGGTAATTTATCGTGTTGGTGATTCTATCACAAATCCTATTACACCTATGATGCCGTATCTTCCGTTACTTTTATCCTTTGCACAACGTTATCAGAAGGATATCGGTCTTGGAACACTTATCGCTGCGCTTATGCCATACTCTGTTGCGTTCGGAATCTTTTGGACATTACTTCTGATCGTATGGTACTTGCTAGGTATTCCAGTTGGTCCAGGAGGTCCGATTCATTTACCTTAA
- a CDS encoding TetR/AcrR family transcriptional regulator, with protein MKISSDKLHKRHVQRTLHDFANATLTLLQTQSLEDMTTKDICDSSNYPRATFYNYFYDKYDLVHYCFDLISQKIELDPNSKHTSPELVSLTFTQLYDLLETHRSEVEDILKYNTKTQQLIREFMSYLKNTISIKIENCIHNTNGGLPPELLAQHFSNTTILVIDWTLYHPEISFEQAHQYLNYLLGIK; from the coding sequence TTGAAAATCAGTTCAGACAAATTACATAAACGTCATGTACAAAGAACATTGCATGATTTTGCGAATGCTACGCTGACTTTGCTTCAAACTCAATCACTTGAAGACATGACGACTAAAGATATATGCGATAGTAGTAATTACCCGCGAGCAACATTTTATAATTATTTTTATGATAAATATGATTTGGTTCACTACTGCTTCGATTTAATATCACAAAAAATCGAACTCGATCCGAATTCCAAACACACTTCTCCTGAATTAGTTTCACTGACTTTCACACAATTATATGATTTATTGGAAACGCATCGTTCAGAAGTAGAAGACATTTTAAAATACAACACAAAAACACAGCAGCTAATCAGAGAATTTATGAGTTACTTGAAAAACACTATCAGTATTAAAATTGAAAATTGTATCCATAATACAAATGGCGGATTACCCCCTGAGTTGCTCGCTCAGCATTTCAGTAATACGACCATTCTTGTAATAGATTGGACACTGTATCATCCTGAAATCTCTTTTGAACAAGCCCACCAATATTTAAATTATTTATTAGGTATCAAATAA
- a CDS encoding CPBP family intramembrane glutamic endopeptidase codes for MSERTNHPLHDSNTLDSEYTSQPPRRRYQLIRRPHQAQPGASRNLSPKGNIVVNILIFLGFMIATQIPTAIAGSVAGYVSFFNGDSPIVFSILILLYIVASSLMAWLITWYYRKRGYERMKAIHLKDVGIDVLFFIGIRVWTTLCMIAATGIFKEDSTANDRTLMRQINKLTDFSDPMVVIALAIFLIHISFIAPYFEELTFRGIFKETIFRKLSFWWPMLISSAIFSLNHMPNNIIIFFLYGGMGVGFYMAYNRKRNIWDSYIVHMLNNASASIAIIFLLMFV; via the coding sequence ATGTCAGAACGAACAAATCATCCGCTTCATGACTCAAACACCCTAGATTCAGAATATACCTCTCAACCACCAAGACGCCGTTATCAACTCATCCGCCGCCCGCATCAAGCACAACCAGGCGCATCTCGAAATTTATCACCTAAAGGGAATATCGTTGTTAACATACTGATATTTCTCGGCTTTATGATAGCTACACAAATCCCTACTGCTATTGCAGGTAGCGTTGCGGGTTATGTTTCTTTTTTCAACGGTGATAGTCCGATAGTTTTTAGTATTCTTATATTACTTTACATCGTTGCTTCAAGTCTTATGGCTTGGTTAATTACTTGGTATTATCGCAAACGGGGCTATGAACGTATGAAAGCAATTCATCTTAAAGATGTCGGAATCGATGTACTTTTCTTTATCGGCATACGTGTATGGACAACATTATGCATGATTGCTGCAACTGGTATCTTTAAAGAAGATTCCACAGCTAATGATCGAACGCTAATGAGACAAATCAACAAGTTAACGGACTTCAGTGATCCGATGGTTGTTATCGCTCTTGCAATTTTCTTGATACATATCTCGTTTATTGCACCTTATTTTGAAGAATTGACTTTCCGCGGCATCTTCAAAGAAACGATTTTCAGAAAGTTATCTTTCTGGTGGCCGATGTTGATTTCTTCAGCTATCTTCTCGCTTAATCATATGCCTAATAATATAATTATCTTTTTCTTATATGGAGGCATGGGAGTTGGCTTTTATATGGCTTATAACCGCAAACGCAATATTTGGGACAGCTATATCGTTCATATGCTGAACAATGCTTCAGCAAGTATTGCGATCATCTTCTTATTAATGTTTGTGTAA
- a CDS encoding NADP-dependent oxidoreductase: MKAMAVDKYGNNPVHMEDIPVPEIGPEDVLVRVKAASVNPIDFKTRNGDMKVLVKHKFPLVLGNDFAGVIEKVGKDVTDYKEGDKVYGRPSKGEMGTFAQYFAIDQHEIAPMPTNLNFVEAASIPLVGLTSYQALHEVMDLKKGDKLLVQAGSGGVGTFAIQLAKVMELYVATTVSDKGEALVKDLGADEIINYKKQNFWDILSGYDGVFNLIPGKDLDEAFTILKRGGTIASLVGPPTNQFADEVHLNPIKRLGVWYMSRNVRKLMKKYDVYYEFFLMHPSEEQLRVIGNLIEEHKIKPVIDKVFPFHETQQALEYSEKGHVKGKVVVKVED; encoded by the coding sequence ATGAAAGCAATGGCTGTTGATAAATACGGTAATAATCCGGTTCATATGGAAGATATCCCAGTTCCTGAAATCGGACCTGAAGATGTTCTAGTACGCGTGAAAGCTGCTAGTGTGAATCCAATTGATTTCAAAACGCGAAATGGAGATATGAAAGTATTAGTTAAACATAAATTTCCGCTTGTTTTAGGCAATGACTTTGCAGGCGTTATTGAAAAAGTCGGTAAAGACGTCACTGATTATAAGGAAGGCGATAAAGTATACGGCCGTCCGTCTAAAGGGGAAATGGGGACGTTCGCACAATATTTTGCGATTGATCAGCATGAAATTGCGCCTATGCCTACCAATTTGAACTTTGTGGAAGCAGCCAGTATTCCTTTAGTCGGATTGACGTCTTATCAAGCATTACATGAAGTGATGGATTTGAAAAAAGGTGACAAATTATTAGTACAAGCTGGTTCAGGCGGTGTCGGCACGTTTGCAATTCAACTTGCCAAAGTGATGGAGTTGTACGTGGCAACGACAGTAAGTGATAAAGGCGAAGCACTTGTTAAAGACTTAGGTGCAGATGAAATTATTAATTATAAAAAACAAAACTTCTGGGATATTTTATCTGGCTATGATGGTGTGTTTAATCTGATTCCAGGTAAAGATTTAGATGAAGCTTTTACGATTTTAAAACGTGGCGGTACTATTGCTTCATTAGTAGGACCACCGACAAATCAATTTGCAGATGAAGTGCATTTAAATCCAATTAAACGTTTAGGCGTTTGGTATATGTCTCGCAATGTTCGTAAGTTAATGAAAAAATACGATGTATATTATGAATTTTTCTTAATGCATCCAAGCGAAGAACAATTACGTGTAATTGGGAACTTGATAGAAGAACATAAGATAAAACCAGTAATTGATAAAGTATTTCCATTCCACGAAACACAACAAGCTTTAGAGTACTCAGAAAAAGGACATGTTAAAGGTAAAGTTGTAGTAAAAGTTGAAGATTAA
- a CDS encoding oxidoreductase, producing the protein MNEVVLITGASSGMGQATAERLNKHGYKVYAAARRTDRMADMQAQGIQTRYVDLTKDESMVKLVEDVIAEEGHIDVLINNAGYGSFGAVEDVPLADAKRQFEVNLFGMGRMTQLVLPYMRAQHSGKIVNVSSMGGKINEPLGSWYHSAKFAVEGLSDSMRLELKPFGIDVIIIEPGLIQTEWEGISAKSLLKTSGDTAYSKMAHQMANILDGGAPASKPEVIAKLTERAIEAKHPKTRYAGGMGAKPLIFLKWALPDKAFDALWMGVLKLQGNSNQDIAEKKAQKEI; encoded by the coding sequence ATGAATGAAGTTGTTTTAATAACAGGTGCATCATCAGGTATGGGCCAAGCAACAGCGGAACGATTGAATAAACATGGTTATAAAGTGTATGCTGCAGCACGTCGCACAGATCGCATGGCTGATATGCAGGCGCAAGGAATTCAAACAAGATATGTAGACTTAACAAAAGATGAGTCTATGGTGAAATTAGTAGAAGATGTCATTGCAGAAGAAGGGCATATTGATGTACTCATTAATAATGCAGGCTATGGTTCATTCGGTGCCGTTGAAGACGTACCGCTTGCTGATGCAAAACGTCAATTTGAAGTAAACTTATTTGGTATGGGACGTATGACACAATTGGTCTTGCCATATATGCGTGCGCAACATTCCGGTAAAATTGTAAATGTTTCATCTATGGGCGGTAAAATCAATGAACCGCTTGGCTCTTGGTACCACTCAGCTAAATTTGCAGTAGAAGGCTTAAGTGATAGCATGAGATTAGAATTAAAGCCCTTTGGTATTGATGTGATTATTATTGAACCTGGTTTGATTCAAACTGAGTGGGAAGGTATTAGCGCAAAAAGTTTGCTTAAAACTTCAGGGGATACAGCTTACAGCAAAATGGCACATCAAATGGCAAACATATTAGATGGCGGTGCACCTGCATCTAAGCCGGAAGTGATTGCTAAGCTGACTGAACGTGCCATTGAAGCAAAACATCCTAAAACACGTTATGCTGGCGGTATGGGAGCTAAACCGCTTATTTTCTTAAAATGGGCACTTCCTGATAAAGCATTTGATGCATTATGGATGGGTGTATTGAAATTACAAGGTAACAGCAACCAAGATATTGCTGAGAAGAAAGCACAAAAAGAAATATAA